A region from the Tsuneonella mangrovi genome encodes:
- a CDS encoding efflux RND transporter permease subunit, whose product MRSLAHHARTIWLAILLLTLGGLMAATKLPVSLFPHIDYPRVVVAVDAGERDPARMEAQITRPLELALRSIPGVTRIRSTTSRGSAELALDFDWGHDMVAAQLATQGELATMQSALPPGIQFDVRRMDPTIFPVYGLALTSPTLNQEDLRQIAELRIRPALTSVKGVAAVDVLGGSPREFEVRLDPSRMAAMGVSPTDVASALANANVVIGAGKIADRHRLYLVLVQSKLSTPQDIASIAVKTAGGTGSVVTLGSIGQVIPSSAPNYTLVNSNGQNAVLVNVRQSLRGNTVQVVNDVQAQIKALALPSSVKVTPFYDQSELVAGAAKAVRDAILIGALLAGLVLFMFLRSARLMAITAAMLPGVLAATCLILYAMGMHFDMMTLGGMAAAVGLIVDDAVVMLEHIMRRMQEGKSTDTPSLLEAAAEMGKPLVGSTGATIVVFVPLAFISGVTGGFFKALAITIVAALTISLLYARFAIPLIAAYWLRDEDAEAAEKASGMIDRLQHAYGRLAKRVFVRPALFALVVAVLLGLGGYFSLTHVPSGFMPRMDEGGFVLDYKAQPGAALADTDRQLRQLEKIITSTPEVASYSRRTGLQLGGGLTEADEGDYFIRLKGGSRRPIWDVMDEIRTKAENQVPGLQIDTAQLMEDLIGDLTAVPQPIEVKLFGNDPKALEGAARKVGKALGQINGVAEVVDGLRVAGDAISVKVDPGAAAQQGLDPQAIASQLEAMVDGSPATQVRVGEQMIDIRLRSPRDLRERASQIATMPLVAPDGHSVRVSQIATVSIEAGQKQLTRENLAPFIDVTARLNGISLGTAMKRVKSTVAGLNLPPSIRVEYGGLYAEQQKSFTDMTIVFGSALLLAALLLTLLFERLTWTISAIVTVLLSAGAVLCGLWITGIELDISALMGLTMVIGMVTELIVFFFAEIDRDEPVSIGALHAAATNRLRPILMSALIAILTLSPLALGISRGAGLQKPLATAIIFGLVAAVPLVLLFLPAMVQGLTDGRSALRKKPA is encoded by the coding sequence ATGCGCTCGCTTGCCCATCACGCACGCACCATCTGGCTGGCGATCTTGCTGCTGACGCTGGGCGGGTTGATGGCGGCGACCAAGCTGCCGGTCAGCCTGTTCCCGCACATCGATTATCCGCGCGTTGTCGTTGCAGTCGATGCGGGCGAGCGCGACCCGGCACGGATGGAAGCGCAGATCACCCGCCCGCTCGAGTTGGCGTTGCGCTCGATCCCCGGGGTCACCCGGATCCGCTCGACCACCAGCCGCGGCTCGGCCGAACTCGCGCTCGATTTCGACTGGGGGCACGACATGGTTGCCGCGCAGCTCGCTACGCAAGGCGAACTGGCGACGATGCAAAGCGCGCTGCCGCCAGGCATCCAGTTCGATGTGCGGCGGATGGATCCGACGATCTTCCCGGTTTACGGCCTCGCGCTCACGTCTCCGACGCTCAACCAGGAAGACCTGCGCCAGATCGCCGAGCTGCGCATCCGCCCGGCGCTGACTTCGGTCAAAGGGGTCGCGGCGGTCGATGTGCTGGGCGGATCGCCGCGCGAATTCGAAGTTCGTCTCGACCCTTCGCGGATGGCCGCAATGGGCGTTTCCCCGACCGATGTCGCGAGCGCTCTGGCGAACGCCAATGTCGTGATCGGTGCGGGCAAGATAGCCGATCGCCATCGCCTGTATCTCGTGCTGGTCCAGAGCAAGCTGTCGACCCCGCAGGATATCGCATCGATCGCGGTCAAGACCGCCGGCGGGACGGGTAGCGTGGTCACGCTCGGTAGTATCGGGCAGGTCATCCCTTCGTCGGCACCCAACTATACGCTGGTCAATTCGAACGGGCAGAACGCGGTACTGGTGAACGTGCGCCAATCGCTGCGCGGCAACACCGTGCAAGTGGTCAACGACGTGCAGGCGCAGATCAAAGCGCTCGCCTTGCCCAGCAGCGTCAAGGTGACACCGTTCTATGATCAGTCGGAGTTGGTCGCGGGCGCAGCCAAAGCGGTGCGCGATGCGATCCTGATCGGGGCGCTGCTAGCGGGCCTGGTGCTGTTCATGTTCCTGCGCTCGGCGCGGCTGATGGCGATCACCGCAGCGATGCTTCCGGGCGTGCTCGCGGCGACCTGCCTCATCCTCTACGCGATGGGCATGCACTTCGACATGATGACGCTGGGCGGCATGGCGGCTGCCGTCGGCCTCATTGTCGACGACGCCGTGGTGATGCTCGAGCATATCATGCGGCGGATGCAGGAGGGCAAGAGCACCGATACGCCTTCGCTGCTCGAGGCTGCGGCGGAAATGGGCAAGCCGTTGGTCGGATCGACCGGCGCGACGATCGTGGTGTTCGTGCCGTTGGCGTTCATCAGCGGCGTGACAGGCGGGTTTTTCAAGGCGCTGGCGATCACGATCGTTGCCGCGCTTACGATTTCGCTGCTCTATGCCCGCTTCGCGATACCGCTGATCGCTGCCTACTGGCTGCGCGACGAAGACGCCGAAGCTGCCGAGAAGGCGAGCGGGATGATCGACCGGCTCCAGCACGCCTATGGGCGGCTGGCCAAGCGGGTTTTCGTCCGGCCAGCACTGTTCGCGCTGGTGGTTGCGGTGCTGCTGGGGCTCGGGGGGTATTTTTCGCTTACCCACGTGCCGTCAGGATTTATGCCCAGGATGGACGAGGGTGGGTTTGTGCTCGACTACAAGGCGCAACCCGGCGCTGCCCTGGCCGATACCGACCGGCAGTTGCGCCAGCTGGAAAAGATCATTACCTCCACCCCCGAAGTCGCCAGCTATTCGCGCCGTACCGGGTTGCAGCTCGGTGGCGGTCTGACCGAGGCCGACGAAGGCGATTACTTCATCCGGCTCAAGGGCGGTTCTCGGCGCCCGATCTGGGATGTGATGGACGAAATCCGCACCAAGGCCGAAAATCAGGTGCCCGGTTTGCAGATCGATACCGCGCAGCTGATGGAAGACCTGATCGGCGATCTCACCGCCGTGCCGCAACCGATCGAAGTCAAGCTGTTCGGCAACGATCCCAAGGCGCTCGAAGGTGCGGCAAGGAAAGTCGGAAAGGCGCTTGGCCAGATCAACGGGGTTGCCGAAGTCGTCGACGGGCTCAGGGTTGCGGGTGATGCGATTTCGGTGAAGGTCGATCCCGGCGCGGCCGCGCAGCAGGGCCTCGACCCGCAAGCGATCGCCAGCCAACTCGAAGCGATGGTCGATGGCAGCCCGGCGACGCAGGTGCGGGTCGGCGAACAGATGATCGACATCCGGCTGCGCAGCCCGCGCGACTTGCGCGAACGTGCCAGCCAGATCGCGACCATGCCGCTGGTTGCGCCCGACGGGCACAGCGTGCGGGTGAGCCAGATTGCCACTGTGTCGATCGAAGCCGGCCAGAAGCAGCTGACCCGCGAGAACCTCGCGCCGTTCATCGATGTTACCGCGCGCCTCAACGGGATCAGCCTCGGCACTGCGATGAAACGGGTCAAGAGCACTGTCGCGGGGCTCAACCTCCCACCGTCGATCCGGGTCGAATACGGCGGTCTCTATGCCGAACAGCAGAAGAGCTTTACCGACATGACGATCGTGTTCGGATCGGCCCTGCTGCTGGCCGCGCTGCTGCTGACGCTGCTGTTCGAACGGCTGACGTGGACCATCTCGGCGATCGTCACGGTGCTGCTCAGCGCCGGGGCGGTGCTGTGCGGCTTGTGGATCACCGGCATCGAGCTCGACATCTCGGCGCTGATGGGGCTGACAATGGTGATCGGGATGGTGACCGAACTCATCGTGTTCTTCTTCGCAGAGATCGACCGCGACGAGCCTGTCTCGATTGGTGCGCTTCATGCCGCCGCCACCAATCGCCTACGCCCGATCCTGATGAGCGCGCTGATCGCGATACTCACGCTATCCCCGCTCGCGCTGGGGATCAGCCGGGGCGCGGGGCTGCAAAAGCCGCTTGCGACTGCGATCATCTTCGGGCTGGTCGCCGCCGTTCCGCTGGTGTTGCTGTTCCTGCCGGCGATGGTGCAGGGCCTGACAGACGGTCGCTCCGCTCTCCGGAAGAAGCCCGCCTGA
- a CDS encoding efflux RND transporter periplasmic adaptor subunit yields MAAMRFRWLVLAASLSLAACSGSSGGDTSAVPSALVSLATAQTGSVASTQTLYGMVEQNADTQFTLSAPVEAVVSRIAASVGSPVSRGQLVVALSPSPATRADSARLASEAQTAKAAYARAQRLRADGLMSDADVESARTAAQSASAALSALSVQQGQLAIRAPGPGFVRSVDSAPGNLVSPGTPIVTISRSGALQASFGIDPSLVAHLSRGAGMQLDAPGGGPGATVPIVSVDPSADPQTRLASIYVTVPARFQVGAGQPLKGTVTVQMSGDTVTVPYSALLDDAGQPYVFVVSKGVAHRRDVSIGATDGKIVAIANGVAAGDKVVTQGGTALEDGMKVRTK; encoded by the coding sequence ATGGCCGCAATGAGATTTCGCTGGTTGGTTTTGGCAGCAAGCCTGTCGCTGGCCGCCTGTTCGGGTTCATCGGGCGGGGACACCAGCGCTGTGCCGTCCGCGCTCGTCTCGCTGGCGACCGCGCAGACCGGCAGCGTGGCCTCGACGCAGACGCTTTACGGGATGGTCGAACAGAATGCGGACACCCAGTTCACGCTGTCAGCACCGGTCGAAGCGGTGGTGAGCCGAATTGCCGCCAGTGTCGGTTCGCCCGTCTCGCGCGGCCAGTTGGTCGTGGCGCTGTCTCCCAGCCCGGCAACCCGCGCCGACAGCGCTCGCCTCGCCAGCGAAGCGCAGACTGCAAAGGCCGCCTACGCCCGCGCGCAGCGGCTGCGGGCCGATGGCCTGATGAGCGACGCCGATGTCGAAAGCGCCCGCACCGCCGCCCAGTCTGCCAGCGCCGCCCTTTCTGCACTGTCGGTCCAGCAAGGCCAGCTTGCCATTCGCGCTCCGGGGCCGGGCTTTGTCCGGTCGGTCGACAGCGCGCCGGGTAACCTCGTGAGCCCCGGTACTCCCATCGTCACGATCAGTCGCAGCGGCGCGCTGCAGGCGAGCTTCGGGATCGACCCGAGCCTCGTCGCGCACCTCTCTCGGGGGGCCGGGATGCAGCTCGATGCGCCGGGCGGAGGGCCAGGTGCGACCGTCCCGATCGTTTCGGTCGATCCTTCCGCCGATCCGCAGACCCGGCTTGCATCGATCTACGTAACGGTCCCGGCGCGTTTCCAAGTGGGCGCTGGCCAGCCGCTGAAGGGCACGGTCACCGTGCAGATGTCGGGTGATACCGTAACCGTTCCTTACTCGGCGCTGCTCGACGACGCGGGGCAGCCCTATGTGTTCGTCGTAAGCAAGGGGGTTGCCCACCGCAGGGACGTGAGCATCGGAGCGACCGACGGCAAGATCGTGGCGATAGCCAACGGCGTCGCAGCGGGCGACAAGGTCGTGACCCAGGGCGGGACCGCGCTCGAGGATGGCATGAAGGTGCGCACCAAGTAA
- a CDS encoding TolC family protein, translating to MRIAIVAAMLMLSGCATYVPVPLASDSNALEKPVASVLEQSASAVERPWLKPVSIDLSKPLGLDAIATLAVANNPDLAALRARRGVAQAQVFAAGLLPDPTFSIGASKVASGPDTMLDVSGALGFDLNALRTRAVRRQGAVAQGEQVRLDLAWAEWQTAGQAKIQAVRIEQLQQIVSLAKKSRDSARSLLDRNERASARGDIAGDRLQAARVAAFSADDTYNTAAQSLVTAQGDLRRLLGLRPDQPLALAPIPDIASPPPASALFGLAEKNRTDLAALREGYAAQEAAVHKAVLDQFPNLGLTLNSQRDSAGNLLLGPAVDFTLPLWNRNRGTIAVERATRAALKAEYQARLFQTRADIAAAEAGVRTALQRKADALAGIDRIEHFAAASRTAADRGDLSLEAAESAEQALRDRQIQLAQAQQDYDEQMIALELLTGTPREAWPQ from the coding sequence ATGCGCATAGCGATTGTGGCCGCCATGCTGATGCTCTCGGGGTGCGCCACGTATGTGCCGGTCCCGTTGGCAAGCGACAGTAACGCGCTGGAGAAGCCGGTGGCGTCGGTGCTCGAGCAAAGCGCGAGCGCGGTCGAACGGCCATGGCTCAAGCCGGTATCGATCGACCTTTCCAAGCCGCTCGGCCTCGATGCGATCGCCACGCTGGCAGTAGCCAACAACCCCGACCTTGCCGCGCTGCGCGCCAGACGCGGGGTCGCACAAGCCCAGGTGTTTGCCGCCGGCCTGCTGCCCGATCCAACCTTCTCGATTGGTGCTAGCAAAGTGGCGAGCGGGCCCGATACGATGCTGGATGTGTCCGGCGCGCTGGGGTTCGACCTCAATGCGCTGCGCACCCGCGCGGTGCGCCGGCAAGGGGCAGTCGCGCAGGGCGAGCAGGTCCGCCTCGACCTGGCATGGGCCGAATGGCAGACTGCCGGGCAAGCGAAGATCCAGGCTGTGAGGATCGAGCAACTCCAGCAGATCGTTTCGCTGGCAAAGAAGTCGCGCGATTCCGCTCGCTCGCTGCTCGATCGCAACGAACGCGCCTCGGCGCGGGGCGATATTGCCGGGGATCGGCTCCAGGCGGCACGCGTCGCTGCATTCAGCGCCGACGACACCTACAACACCGCTGCACAAAGCCTCGTTACCGCGCAAGGCGATCTGCGTCGCCTGCTGGGCCTGAGGCCTGATCAGCCGCTGGCGCTCGCCCCGATTCCGGACATTGCCTCGCCGCCTCCAGCCTCCGCGCTGTTCGGGCTCGCCGAGAAGAACCGGACCGACCTGGCCGCATTGCGCGAAGGCTACGCTGCGCAGGAAGCCGCGGTTCACAAGGCCGTGCTCGACCAGTTTCCCAATCTCGGCCTGACGCTCAACTCCCAGCGGGATTCAGCCGGGAACTTGCTGCTCGGTCCGGCGGTCGATTTCACCTTGCCGCTGTGGAACCGCAATCGCGGCACGATTGCCGTCGAACGCGCGACCCGCGCGGCGCTCAAGGCCGAATACCAGGCCCGCCTGTTCCAGACGCGGGCGGATATTGCCGCTGCCGAGGCCGGGGTTCGCACAGCGCTCCAGCGCAAGGCCGACGCGCTGGCCGGGATCGATCGGATCGAGCACTTCGCGGCGGCTTCGCGCACGGCGGCCGATCGCGGCGACCTGTCGCTCGAAGCCGCAGAAAGCGCCGAGCAGGCGCTGCGCGACCGACAGATCCAGCTCGCCCAAGCCCAACAGGATTACGATGAACAGATGATCGCGCTCGAATTGTTGACGGGAACCCCGCGGGAGGCATGGCCGCAATGA
- a CDS encoding HAMP domain-containing sensor histidine kinase has translation MRLLPQSAAYRIAVVSAACFALATLLIGATVLYAVHTAFLKQIDDTIEQASVSLVGEFNSERYVGLTEAIAVREASAANALEFAVFSSRGKKIAGHMELAEPPIGWSRITFEDPLEGPDAARALATRLPDGNKLVVAADLEPLDHLDETILVVFAFAFAGTLALGAIFALMLGRYLRRRLDGIAKGSIAFASSNFGGRADVTERGDEFDQVAISLNAMLDRIEALLANLRQVTSDLAHDMRTPLTQLRGQLETLLNAPEAERGDHAEAAIDKCEDILRLFSAILRISEVEGGGIQKHFREVDLAELTQAIAEAHEPAAEESGHTLELHNDPGQALVPGDRDLLAQALSNLVENAMRHTPVGSTIRIGASMQGKRVSLFVADNGPGIVREDRARAMQRFVRLDGARSTPGHGLGLSLVEAVAEAHSARLELDDAQPGLAVRLIFNRMPGCA, from the coding sequence ATGAGGCTGCTTCCGCAAAGTGCTGCCTATCGTATCGCGGTCGTTTCGGCCGCATGCTTTGCGCTGGCGACCCTGCTGATCGGGGCGACCGTGCTTTATGCCGTGCACACTGCCTTCCTGAAGCAGATCGACGACACGATCGAGCAGGCGAGCGTGAGCCTGGTCGGTGAATTCAACAGCGAGCGCTACGTCGGTCTCACCGAAGCAATTGCGGTGCGCGAAGCAAGCGCGGCCAACGCTTTGGAATTCGCGGTGTTCTCCTCCCGAGGCAAGAAGATTGCGGGGCATATGGAACTGGCCGAACCGCCGATCGGCTGGAGCCGGATTACATTCGAAGACCCGCTGGAAGGTCCCGATGCCGCGCGCGCACTGGCAACCCGGCTCCCCGACGGCAACAAGCTGGTAGTCGCCGCAGACCTCGAACCGCTCGACCACCTCGACGAGACGATCCTGGTGGTGTTTGCGTTTGCATTTGCCGGCACGCTCGCGCTCGGCGCGATCTTCGCCTTGATGCTCGGCCGGTACCTGCGCCGCCGATTGGACGGGATTGCCAAGGGGTCCATCGCTTTCGCGTCGAGCAATTTTGGTGGCCGCGCCGACGTGACCGAGCGCGGTGACGAGTTCGACCAGGTGGCGATCTCGCTCAACGCCATGCTCGACCGGATCGAGGCGTTGCTCGCCAACCTGCGGCAAGTAACCTCCGACCTCGCGCACGACATGCGTACGCCGCTCACGCAGCTTCGTGGCCAGCTGGAAACGCTTCTCAATGCTCCCGAGGCCGAGCGGGGCGACCATGCCGAAGCCGCTATCGACAAGTGCGAGGATATCCTGCGGTTGTTTTCTGCGATCCTGCGAATTTCGGAAGTCGAGGGCGGCGGCATCCAAAAGCATTTTCGCGAGGTCGACCTTGCGGAACTGACGCAAGCGATTGCCGAGGCACACGAGCCCGCCGCAGAGGAATCGGGGCATACCCTCGAATTGCACAACGATCCGGGGCAGGCGCTGGTGCCTGGCGATCGCGATCTCCTGGCACAAGCGCTGTCCAACCTCGTCGAAAACGCCATGCGCCATACGCCGGTTGGCTCTACCATCCGGATTGGAGCTTCAATGCAGGGAAAGCGGGTGAGCCTGTTCGTCGCCGATAACGGCCCGGGTATTGTCCGGGAAGACAGAGCGCGCGCGATGCAGCGCTTCGTCAGGCTTGACGGAGCGCGCTCCACTCCAGGTCATGGCCTTGGCCTGAGTCTGGTGGAAGCCGTCGCTGAAGCCCACAGCGCGCGGCTCGAACTCGACGATGCTCAACCTGGTCTGGCGGTAAGACTTATATTCAACAGGATGCCTGGATGCGCATAG
- a CDS encoding response regulator transcription factor, giving the protein MRILLAEDDTETAEFIARGLAELGHSVAVASDGEEALRLGLDEPFDVIVLDRMMPGRDGLEVLRTLRAANIDDPAIMLTALGQIEDRVQGLDAGADDYLVKPFAFSELVARVNALSRRRSPSEVQTRLASRELEMDLLTREVRRAGQPVLLQPKEFRLLEELMRHPGEFVTRTMLLERVWNFHFDPQTKIIETHMSRLRAKLNEGGLDDLIETRRGTGYRVHAA; this is encoded by the coding sequence ATGCGTATCCTCCTCGCCGAAGACGACACCGAGACCGCCGAATTTATCGCGCGCGGTCTCGCCGAGCTTGGGCACAGCGTTGCAGTCGCCAGTGACGGAGAGGAAGCGCTCCGCCTTGGATTGGACGAACCGTTCGATGTGATCGTGCTCGACCGGATGATGCCGGGGCGCGACGGCCTCGAAGTGCTCCGTACGCTGCGAGCCGCCAATATCGACGACCCGGCGATCATGTTGACCGCGCTGGGCCAGATCGAGGACCGCGTGCAAGGGCTCGACGCCGGGGCGGACGATTACCTCGTCAAACCGTTTGCGTTCAGCGAGTTGGTCGCACGGGTCAACGCCCTGTCACGACGCCGATCACCCAGCGAGGTCCAGACGCGGCTGGCATCCCGCGAACTCGAGATGGATCTCCTTACGCGTGAAGTGCGCCGCGCCGGGCAGCCCGTGCTGCTCCAGCCCAAGGAATTCCGCTTGCTTGAGGAGCTGATGCGGCATCCCGGCGAATTCGTGACCCGCACGATGCTGCTCGAACGGGTGTGGAATTTCCATTTCGACCCGCAAACCAAGATCATCGAAACCCACATGAGCCGGCTGCGCGCAAAGCTGAACGAGGGCGGGCTAGACGATCTGATCGAAACCCGTCGCGGAACCGGCTACCGGGTCCACGCTGCATGA
- a CDS encoding peptidylprolyl isomerase, protein MNKLILAAAILASPALAADEAPAPPTPASVVEAAKPSEWKAIDPADLLVMDLAPDAKGNKRQVIIQLMPPPFSQGWVDNIRTLARAHWWDGTSVYRAVDNWVVQWGDGEGEDPAKAKPLPKGLKVVPESEYVAPATKAELTNLADGASFGASGLAKTTSFLSDPYASLTTFYEGWPIATSSNAKWPTHCYGTVGVARDLSPDTGTGAELYSVIGQAPRQLDRNIAVVGRVIEGIENLSTLPRGKGDHGVYADKSLRVPIISVRLGSDLPTAEQPHFEYLDTGSKSFAEYVHVSANRNDAFYKVPAGGIALCNVKVPIRRVPGE, encoded by the coding sequence ATGAACAAGCTCATCCTCGCCGCGGCGATACTTGCCTCCCCCGCCCTTGCCGCCGACGAAGCACCTGCGCCGCCAACGCCGGCCTCGGTCGTCGAAGCCGCCAAGCCGAGCGAGTGGAAGGCGATCGATCCGGCCGACCTGCTGGTGATGGACCTCGCGCCCGATGCGAAGGGCAACAAGCGGCAGGTCATCATCCAGCTGATGCCGCCACCGTTCAGCCAGGGATGGGTCGACAATATCCGCACACTCGCAAGGGCGCACTGGTGGGATGGGACGAGCGTCTACCGCGCGGTCGACAACTGGGTCGTCCAATGGGGCGACGGCGAAGGAGAGGACCCGGCCAAGGCCAAGCCGCTGCCCAAGGGGCTGAAGGTGGTGCCGGAGAGCGAGTATGTTGCTCCCGCCACAAAGGCCGAGCTGACAAATTTGGCAGACGGGGCAAGCTTTGGTGCTTCCGGTCTTGCGAAGACAACGTCATTTCTGAGTGATCCATATGCGTCGCTTACCACTTTCTACGAGGGCTGGCCGATCGCCACTTCATCTAATGCCAAATGGCCAACCCACTGCTACGGCACCGTCGGCGTCGCGCGCGACCTTTCACCCGATACCGGCACCGGGGCGGAACTCTACTCCGTGATCGGGCAGGCCCCGCGCCAGCTTGACCGCAATATCGCGGTTGTCGGGCGCGTGATCGAGGGGATCGAGAACCTCTCGACCCTGCCGCGCGGCAAGGGCGATCACGGGGTCTATGCCGACAAGAGCCTGCGCGTGCCGATCATCTCGGTCCGGCTGGGCAGCGACCTGCCCACCGCCGAGCAGCCGCACTTCGAATACCTCGACACGGGCAGCAAGAGCTTCGCCGAGTACGTTCACGTCAGCGCCAACCGCAACGATGCGTTCTACAAGGTGCCCGCAGGCGGCATAGCGCTGTGCAACGTCAAGGTGCCGATCCGCCGCGTTCCCGGTGAGTGA
- a CDS encoding DUF1905 domain-containing protein — MSETLSFAAPLTRWRGDRGTYHLVTIAGEAADQLAMHARLHRLEFGRSRGFGSVKVTARIGETHWKSSVFPQRKQSEWILLVSRRVMRAEDLAAGDTVRLELELL, encoded by the coding sequence GTGAGTGAGACGCTCTCGTTTGCTGCGCCGCTCACCCGCTGGCGGGGCGACAGGGGAACCTATCACCTCGTGACGATCGCGGGCGAGGCTGCCGACCAGCTCGCCATGCACGCCCGCCTGCACCGGCTCGAGTTCGGTCGCAGCCGCGGGTTCGGTTCGGTCAAGGTAACCGCGCGGATCGGCGAAACACACTGGAAGAGCTCGGTATTCCCGCAGCGGAAGCAATCCGAATGGATCCTGCTGGTCTCACGCAGAGTGATGCGCGCCGAAGACCTTGCGGCGGGCGACACGGTCCGCCTCGAACTCGAACTGCTCTAG
- a CDS encoding VOC family protein, whose translation MAIVGLDHVQLAMPKGGEDAARGFYSEVLGLAEVAKPVDLAKRGGCWFEGGEAHIHLGVEDPFSPARKAHPALLVDDLAALRLKLANAGVTFTEGSPLDGYDRGDVSDPFGNRIELMQRL comes from the coding sequence ATGGCGATTGTCGGTCTCGACCATGTCCAACTGGCAATGCCGAAGGGCGGTGAAGACGCTGCTCGTGGATTCTACTCCGAGGTGCTGGGCCTGGCCGAAGTGGCCAAGCCCGTGGACCTCGCCAAGCGCGGCGGGTGCTGGTTCGAAGGCGGCGAGGCGCATATCCACTTGGGTGTCGAGGATCCGTTCAGCCCCGCGCGGAAAGCGCATCCTGCGCTGTTGGTGGATGACCTTGCGGCGTTGAGGCTGAAGCTGGCGAATGCGGGCGTGACCTTTACCGAAGGTTCCCCGCTCGATGGTTACGATCGCGGCGACGTGTCCGATCCGTTCGGTAACCGGATCGAACTGATGCAGCGGCTCTAG